The proteins below come from a single Eucalyptus grandis isolate ANBG69807.140 chromosome 3, ASM1654582v1, whole genome shotgun sequence genomic window:
- the LOC120291684 gene encoding zinc finger Ran-binding domain-containing protein 2-like: MSWSGGDWLCGACQHQNFKKREACQRCGYPKFGGPDVSTDLMYNRTEVLAGDWYCNSMNCGAHNYTSRSNCYRCGALKDDYVGSCSGGYGPETGVPPGWKAGDWICNRYGYGVHNYASRTECYKCKTPREYGKHNESIILCSTSFVAIRSYRL, translated from the exons ATGAGCTGGTCCGGAGGAGACTGGTTGTGCGGCGCTTGCCAGCACCAGAACTTCAAGAAGCGGGAGGCATGCCAACGATGTGGTTACCCCAAGTTTGGAGGTCCTGACGTCTCAACAGACCTCATGTACAACCGAACAGAAGTCTTGGCTGGAGATTGGTATTGCAATTCAATGAACTGTGGAGCTCACAACTACACAAGCCGATCGAATTGTTACAGGTGCGGTGCACTCAAGGATGATTATGTCGGCAGTTGTAGTGGAGGATACGGACCAGAGACAGGCGTTCCTCCAGGGTGGAAAGCCGGCGACTGGATTTGCAATAG ATATGGATATGGAGTGCACAACTATGCCAGCAGGACAGAATGCTACAAATGCAAGACACCAAGGGAATATGGTAAGCATAATGAATCTATCATCTTATGTTCCACTAGTTTTGTTGCTATCAGGAGCTATAGATTATAA